GCTCTTCCTTTCTTGCTTTCCTTCTATCTTTCTTTCTATTACAAAGTGTTTCAGATCACTGCTTAATTACTTGACTTGCCCCCATTTTTTTAAGCAAGGGGGAAAGTCGTGCAACTAAGTGAAATGGAATctattagaataaaaaatagtgCAGCTCAATCAATATAAGAATAAAACCAGGAGGTTGGCAGGAAAGGTGACTTTCATTTccttttcaacttcttcatttaGAACTTACTGTAAAGTGGAAGGGTAGGCCTTTGGCACCAGAAAGGTGAGGATTGAAATTAGGAGAGTGAACAGAGGAAGGGACTCTCTTTTTAAGTCCTACgtacttctcttctctcaatcGCTCTTTGGTATTCGGAAGTGGAAAGCGAACTGCTAGCTGTGGCAGAAAAGAGAGGTTCTGTCTTTATTCGTCCAAGTAAGAAAAAGATGGGAAGCTCACAGACCAGAAggaattgaattattaaaactCTCGTCCCCCCTCTCCTTACCTTTATAGGTGAAATCTCTTACTTATGAGATCAGGAGATTACTTAGTATTGATATCGAATTGGAAGAAAGTTTCGAAAGTACTCCGCCCTCCCTATCTTCCCATGTCTCAaccaacttttttcttttctccaaaTCTCTCTTTTGGATTTTAAAACTTTGATTCATGATAGCTACTCATACGTGCCAAAGAGGCTTCCTTTTCGCCTTGACCCAGCTAAAGGTAAAGATAGGTATTAGGCAGCGAAGAAGAGATGGAGGAGATTCCTCCCCCATTGACGGCTCACAAATATGAGTCCCATGTTTAGGAGAAGAACTGAGATAGGCTGCTTTAGCTCTGTTTCTATCTGAGAAAGGAGTGTACCGGATCCGCCTCTTGGCATTATTGGGTTCGCTTGCAAACAACACTTCTCCTCTCGCCCACTGAAAGGAAAGGGTAATGTTTATACACCTCTTACCACATTCACTACAGGGCGCATACCCTCACTATCAGTAAGTTCTCCCATGTCTGTTAGACTTTCTTTCAAAAACCTTGACTAATAGAATATTGAAATTAGAATAGGCTGAGAAAAGGGCTAAGAGAGAAGCTTAGGATAATACTTAAGTAAGGGGCGTAGCAGCTCTTCTTTCAAGCTCAAAATAGGCCGTCTATATATATCCTTCCTTATCCCTCCCGGGAATCACATCACTTTTGAAATAGCACCCCAAGTGAACCTTTTAAATAACTATTAGTACCCTTAAGAGATTACTTTCTTAGTAGTTGCTAAAGGCTCTTTTTTTCTATATCAGGAATATAGGTCAAAAGTGATCTTCAACTTGACTTTATCTTCAACAATAAGTTCTAATTGTttagataaataaaagaaaatgaaaagaaagaaataaagcaACAGAGCCATCATAGTCATTTTTAACTCCTCCGCAAGGAAGGAACGAGTCGCTTCCCCCTTTCCTTTACCACCAGCAGGAGCACACTATTCGCCGGTCTCATGGTTATCAACAAGATAAGCTGAATAAATCAGCTACGAGCTCTTCCTTACCCGAACCCCAAGCAGGCAGGGTGACAAGACATTGATGCAGGGTTCGACATGGTCTTTGAATACAATCATGGGAGGACTAATTTGCCGACACACTAAGTCGAAGGGCCGAGTTGGCATCCAAAAAGTttgaattagaatagataaCATCCATGAAGGGCCTTACCCGAATGCATAAGATAGAAAAAGGACCCCGTAGCCCAAACCCAGCTCAAAAATGTGAGCAACTTCAGTTAGAAGTTCTGATCGAGTGGAATGGTTATTGGTACTCTCTTTCATATCCTCCTCCTGTTGGTGACTGACCTCTTCCTTTCTATTTAGAAAGTGGAACAGAACTAGCAGTCGATAGGCATTCAGTTAGCTTGAAAACGGACTCGTAGTTAGAAATCGCTTCCTCAAAAATTATCTTCAGAATGTCTTATCACTTTCTTAAACACTTTAAAACGATCTAGAAGGCTTCTCTTAAAGCAGAAAAATAGGAGTTATAGTAGTTTCAGCTATTCAATTCGAATGAGTGCCCTCACTCCCTTTCCTTACTACGATATGccccaaaaaatgaaaatcaaacgGCAACATACGAAAGAGCGATGACACTAATTATAAGTGACCTCCTACATAACATTACAATCCTTACGTGGACGATTTGGTAGTCTTTTCAAAAGAAAGAACTGACCACATTAATAATTATGCAAGGTCTTCGAAAGgtaagaaaacatcaatttaagaTTAACCCAAAAAATGTGCATCTGGGATCGGACAGAGGCCTCAAATCAGTAGGGAAATAGCATAGCTATTATTGACCTGACACCTATTCCATTACTTAAGCCTACTCTTTCTTCAAGATACGAAACGAGCAGCCAAAAATGATTgtccctattttattttaaatggaCTCATCTACATGGCTAAGAATCTTACCTTTACTTAGAGAGGGGTAGCGGTACCATGCTCTTCCGTGCTTGTAGGTTGAATTACTTATGCATCCCGACTAAGGTCTCAGAAACGTTCACTTTCCTTATACATCTAACGACTTAACTAATTTGAATAGGTTATACAGAAGGGTAGGTTGGTTATATACTCTTATGCGCCTTCCTTATTTGAACCTTTTGGTATGTATTTCCCCCTAACTATAGATCAGATCCACCAGACAAGAAAATTAATTCTATATTGCTGCTGAGTCGCTGTACTTATCCACCAAGGGATTCGTGGAATTTCTATGGATTGCGTTGGGGAAAATCTACCAAAGCTAGGCAGATAGATAGAATTCTTTCCCGCTGCTAAGGGAGATaatgaaagaaaatcaaatgattattttttaaccGGCGCCCTCTTTTGGGTATGCAAGTACTAAGAGCCCTCTCACTACCAACCAGCGTATATCATCTGGTTGGAACCTACCGGTATAAACAACAAGGAATAAAACAACCAGAAATAGCAACTAACTATGGCTCTTGGCCCAGACAACGTCCTAGGCGTAGGGGATATCGGAGCAACAGGGAATGTATAGACGATGT
This DNA window, taken from Solanum lycopersicum chromosome 5, SLM_r2.1, encodes the following:
- the LOC112941453 gene encoding LOW QUALITY PROTEIN: uncharacterized protein (The sequence of the model RefSeq protein was modified relative to this genomic sequence to represent the inferred CDS: inserted 1 base in 1 codon; substituted 2 bases at 2 genomic stop codons) — its product is MKGLTRMHKIEKGPRSPNPAQKCEQLQLEVLIEWNESGTELAVDRHSVSLKTDSSDPPDKKINSILLLSRCTYPPRDSWNFSPSFGYASTKSPLTTNQRISSGWNLPGISEQQGMYRRCFSSXVAVSRSRGHTTPFPXIWGICSHKILLISDLAGERSQFATEIKKASERTFLCFFSTKHGRLRITVGRWPPKKTPIESTPICDXIFLTPITRRGSR